In Microbacterium sp. AB, a single genomic region encodes these proteins:
- a CDS encoding PP2C family protein-serine/threonine phosphatase — protein sequence MPDAPLTTQTRTVRRSGGDVTVSWAAVTDRGRKREVNQDAVLAQFPLFVVADGMGGHIGGEIASASTVERLQAMVDHGAVSPDGIEEALLRAVGDIGDHPETTDEGTGTTVTGIYLDASGDEDAWVVLNIGDSRVYIDRDDALEQVTVDHSLVQELVASGRLSPEEAENHPYGNVITRAVGPSESVVPDYVRIDVRAGDRFVICSDGLTKELTDFGILHFLRQNADPAAAIDAMLEAAIENGGRDNISIIVVDVAEAGADSATRQLPVVEGADAASPGPQPA from the coding sequence GTGCCAGACGCACCGCTGACGACGCAGACGAGGACCGTGCGCAGGTCCGGCGGCGACGTCACCGTCTCGTGGGCCGCGGTCACCGATCGCGGACGCAAGCGAGAGGTGAACCAGGACGCCGTGCTCGCGCAGTTCCCGCTGTTCGTCGTCGCCGACGGGATGGGCGGGCACATCGGCGGCGAGATCGCGAGCGCCAGCACGGTGGAGCGGCTGCAGGCCATGGTCGATCACGGCGCCGTCTCCCCTGACGGCATCGAGGAGGCCCTGCTGCGCGCCGTCGGCGACATCGGCGACCATCCCGAGACGACGGACGAGGGCACCGGGACGACGGTGACCGGGATCTACCTCGACGCCTCCGGGGACGAGGACGCGTGGGTCGTCCTCAACATCGGCGACTCGCGCGTCTACATCGACCGCGACGACGCCCTCGAGCAGGTCACCGTCGATCATTCGCTCGTGCAGGAGCTCGTGGCGTCGGGGAGGCTGAGCCCGGAGGAGGCGGAGAACCACCCGTACGGCAACGTCATCACGCGTGCGGTCGGGCCGAGCGAGAGCGTCGTCCCGGACTACGTGCGCATCGACGTGCGCGCGGGCGATCGCTTCGTGATCTGCTCGGACGGCCTCACCAAGGAGCTCACGGACTTCGGCATCCTGCACTTCCTCCGTCAGAACGCCGATCCGGCGGCCGCCATCGACGCCATGCTCGAGGCCGCCATCGAGAACGGCGGGCGGGACAACATCTCGATCATCGTCGTCGACGTCGCCGAGGCGGGAGCCGACTCCGCGACGCGGCAGCTTCCCGTGGTCGAGGGCGCCGACGCCGCGTCCCCAGGCCCGCAGCCCGCGTAG
- a CDS encoding large exoprotein produces MDIYGPNPGDAAVVAFLAFVAIVGPIVGIAVYVVTSWFTMKVFDKAGVQGRWRAWVPVYSTMIFFKLGDLSPWLVLYGLGGTLLLSWIGVGFLFSLALGVLSLLAAYRVGLKLQKEGAWVVLYFFLALVWLGINAFDRSRWNPNVPPASWAGNGFLGDRTVWDGVPVQPGAAVRPGYGQQPGYGQQPGYPQPGYGQQPGAYPPPAPGAYPPPPAGGYAPPTQAFTPPGQTPTTPPAPPSPPAPPVAPSQPPAEDDAPDEQPPARP; encoded by the coding sequence ATGGACATCTACGGCCCCAATCCCGGCGACGCCGCCGTGGTGGCCTTCCTCGCGTTCGTCGCGATCGTCGGACCGATCGTGGGCATCGCCGTCTACGTCGTGACGTCGTGGTTCACGATGAAGGTCTTCGACAAGGCGGGAGTGCAGGGCAGATGGCGGGCGTGGGTGCCCGTCTACAGCACGATGATCTTCTTCAAGCTCGGCGATCTGAGCCCCTGGCTGGTGCTGTACGGGCTCGGCGGGACGCTCCTTCTCAGCTGGATCGGGGTCGGCTTCCTCTTCAGCCTCGCGCTCGGCGTGCTGTCGCTCCTCGCGGCGTACCGTGTCGGCCTCAAGCTCCAGAAGGAGGGCGCCTGGGTCGTCCTCTACTTCTTCCTCGCGCTCGTGTGGCTGGGCATCAACGCGTTCGACAGGTCGCGCTGGAACCCGAACGTGCCTCCCGCGAGCTGGGCGGGCAACGGCTTCCTCGGCGACCGCACCGTCTGGGACGGCGTCCCCGTCCAGCCGGGCGCGGCCGTCCGTCCCGGCTACGGACAGCAGCCCGGCTACGGACAGCAGCCCGGCTACCCCCAGCCCGGCTACGGACAGCAGCCCGGCGCGTACCCGCCTCCCGCGCCCGGCGCGTACCCGCCGCCCCCCGCCGGCGGCTATGCGCCGCCGACGCAGGCCTTCACCCCTCCGGGGCAGACTCCCACGACGCCGCCTGCGCCGCCCTCCCCTCCCGCTCCGCCCGTCGCGCCGTCGCAGCCGCCCGCCGAGGACGACGCTCCCGACGAGCAGCCCCCCGCTCGGCCGTGA
- a CDS encoding FtsK/SpoIIIE domain-containing protein produces the protein MTSPLDPRIDEPLSLPAPAPPPRRAPWPLLAAIVPVVGGVAMWLVTGSILSLCFAALGPLMAVASIVDGRRGSRREKRRADAEHAEACARVEQEVARRHERERAELLRRDVDAGALLADERRVWRVPADELVVGRGDVGSRVRVTGGEGERADGLRARASVLADAPVTIALDEGVCVRGDRVTARAVARALLLQLCLRSPPAALAVVAAPEDEDWAARLPHRRADAPDGVHRVAFAVDAAATRVRAGTVIAATDADGVVPDACGAIIEVDGPLRGRLLRGTQTRSLALEAVSAAQAGAAADALAERSGADGRDAPDPQVTLGALEPVAAAAGGARLPVVIGASGGSPAVVDIVADGPHAVVVGTTGAGKSELLTTWVASLARTYTPDRVVLLLADFKGGTAFEPLAHLPHVTGVITDLDGAASRRAVESLRAELRRREARIAGAGARDVSDPGVGLPRLVIFVDEFAAMLQEHPDLHAVFSDVAARGRALGMHLVLGTQRSSGVLRDALVANCPLRIALRVAERAESRGVIGSDEAAELSGGEAARGLAYVRRAADVAPQLTRIALTTAPDLAAIAATGARTRASGPWLPPLPSAIGFDAALARARDEGADGDAVILGVADDPERQRQPVVLLRPGVDRGLVVIGGGGSGKTGIVRLVASQTPDALVVPRDAEGAWDAVARAESEPARLLVVDDVDALLGRYPHDYAQIVAERLEGLVRDAGELRMTVLLTTARITGAVSRIIDPLPRRALLALATRAEHAAAGGDGASFVPGRPPGRGVLDGGEVQFALAPDAASAPADRQRSPEPRPWRPTAEMTALVVRAPHRRRVALAEGWGADVRIVLVDEIATGIPLGRLAEAGAHPVVVAGDPESWQRQWGLLQEARARLPIVVGAECAAELRAVTGERELPPYARTRASRAWLLADGRPPERIVLP, from the coding sequence ATGACGAGTCCCCTCGACCCCCGTATCGACGAGCCGCTGTCCCTGCCCGCGCCGGCGCCTCCTCCCCGGCGCGCGCCGTGGCCGTTGCTCGCGGCGATCGTGCCCGTCGTCGGCGGGGTCGCGATGTGGCTCGTCACGGGGTCGATCCTGTCGCTGTGCTTCGCCGCCCTCGGGCCGCTCATGGCGGTCGCGTCGATCGTCGACGGGCGTCGCGGCTCGCGGCGCGAGAAGCGCAGGGCGGATGCGGAGCACGCCGAGGCGTGCGCGCGCGTCGAGCAGGAGGTCGCGCGCCGGCACGAGCGCGAACGCGCCGAGCTGCTGCGGCGCGACGTCGACGCGGGTGCGCTGCTGGCGGACGAGCGCCGGGTCTGGCGCGTGCCGGCGGACGAGCTGGTCGTGGGCCGCGGCGACGTCGGAAGCCGTGTCCGCGTGACCGGAGGCGAGGGGGAGCGGGCGGACGGCCTGCGGGCGCGGGCGAGCGTGCTCGCGGACGCTCCCGTCACGATCGCCCTCGACGAGGGCGTCTGCGTGCGCGGCGACAGGGTGACCGCGCGGGCGGTCGCACGGGCGCTTCTCCTCCAGCTCTGCCTGAGGTCGCCGCCGGCCGCGCTGGCGGTGGTCGCCGCTCCGGAGGACGAGGACTGGGCCGCCCGGCTGCCGCATCGGCGCGCCGACGCTCCCGACGGCGTGCATCGTGTCGCGTTCGCCGTCGACGCGGCCGCGACGCGTGTCCGCGCCGGCACCGTCATCGCGGCGACGGACGCCGACGGCGTCGTCCCGGACGCCTGCGGGGCGATCATCGAGGTCGACGGGCCGCTCCGCGGCCGGCTGCTGCGGGGCACGCAGACGCGCTCCCTCGCGCTCGAGGCGGTGTCGGCGGCGCAGGCCGGGGCCGCGGCCGACGCGCTGGCCGAGAGGAGCGGGGCGGACGGACGAGACGCTCCCGACCCGCAGGTCACCCTGGGCGCGCTCGAGCCGGTCGCCGCGGCTGCCGGAGGCGCGCGGCTGCCGGTCGTCATCGGCGCGTCGGGAGGGTCCCCGGCCGTGGTCGACATCGTCGCAGACGGTCCGCACGCGGTCGTGGTCGGCACCACGGGCGCCGGCAAGAGCGAGCTCCTCACGACCTGGGTCGCGTCGCTCGCGCGGACGTACACCCCCGATCGCGTCGTGCTCCTCCTCGCCGACTTCAAGGGAGGCACCGCGTTCGAGCCGCTCGCGCACCTGCCGCACGTGACGGGGGTCATCACCGACCTCGACGGGGCCGCGTCGCGTCGCGCCGTCGAGAGCCTGCGCGCGGAGCTCCGGCGGCGCGAGGCGCGGATCGCGGGCGCCGGAGCCCGCGACGTCTCAGACCCGGGGGTGGGGCTGCCCCGTCTGGTGATCTTCGTCGACGAGTTCGCGGCGATGCTGCAGGAGCACCCCGATCTCCACGCCGTCTTCTCCGACGTCGCCGCGCGCGGCCGTGCGCTCGGGATGCACCTCGTGCTCGGCACACAGCGTTCCAGCGGCGTGCTGCGCGACGCCCTCGTCGCGAACTGCCCGTTGCGGATCGCGCTGCGCGTCGCCGAGCGGGCCGAGAGCCGCGGCGTCATCGGCTCCGACGAGGCGGCCGAGCTGTCCGGGGGAGAGGCGGCGAGAGGCCTGGCCTACGTCCGCAGGGCGGCGGACGTAGCCCCGCAGCTCACGCGCATCGCGCTCACCACGGCGCCGGATCTCGCGGCGATCGCCGCGACGGGGGCGCGGACGCGTGCATCCGGTCCCTGGCTGCCTCCCCTTCCGTCCGCGATCGGCTTCGACGCGGCGCTCGCGCGGGCCCGTGACGAGGGGGCGGACGGCGACGCCGTGATCCTCGGCGTCGCCGACGACCCGGAGCGGCAGCGGCAGCCGGTCGTGCTGCTGCGTCCCGGCGTCGACAGGGGGCTCGTCGTGATCGGCGGGGGAGGCAGCGGCAAGACGGGCATCGTGCGCCTCGTCGCGTCGCAGACGCCCGATGCGCTCGTCGTGCCGCGCGACGCGGAAGGGGCGTGGGACGCCGTCGCGCGTGCGGAGAGCGAGCCTGCGCGCCTGCTCGTCGTCGACGACGTGGACGCGCTGCTCGGGCGCTACCCGCACGACTACGCGCAGATCGTCGCAGAGCGGCTGGAGGGCCTCGTCCGGGACGCAGGCGAGCTGCGGATGACCGTGCTCCTCACGACGGCCCGCATCACGGGAGCGGTCTCGCGCATCATCGATCCGCTGCCGCGCCGGGCGCTCCTCGCCCTCGCCACCCGCGCGGAGCATGCCGCGGCCGGCGGCGACGGCGCGAGCTTCGTCCCGGGCCGACCGCCGGGCCGCGGCGTCCTCGACGGCGGCGAGGTGCAGTTCGCGCTCGCTCCGGACGCGGCGTCCGCGCCGGCCGATCGGCAGCGGTCTCCCGAGCCGCGTCCGTGGCGCCCGACGGCCGAGATGACGGCGCTCGTCGTGCGCGCGCCCCATCGGCGGCGTGTCGCGCTCGCCGAGGGATGGGGCGCGGACGTCCGCATCGTGCTCGTGGACGAGATCGCGACGGGCATTCCTCTCGGCCGGCTCGCCGAGGCCGGCGCGCATCCCGTCGTCGTCGCGGGCGACCCCGAGTCGTGGCAGCGGCAATGGGGCCTGCTGCAGGAGGCCCGCGCGAGACTGCCGATCGTGGTCGGCGCCGAGTGCGCGGCGGAGCTGCGCGCCGTCACCGGGGAGCGGGAGCTCCCGCCCTATGCGCGGACGCGCGCGTCCCGGGCGTGGCTCCTCGCCGACGGACGGCCCCCGGAGCGGATCGTGCTGCCGTGA